The Oryza sativa Japonica Group chromosome 11, ASM3414082v1 DNA window GGATGTAACCCCATTATAATATAATCCTTGGTCCTTGGATTTATAGTCTCGATCATATTTCAGTTGTCAGATATATGTTGCCTCGTTCTAAACTTCAACATGATTCAGATTATTCCACGGTTTTCGTtagcacatttttcaaactattGTGAAAGCTTTTTACATAGAAGTtgctataaaaaaacaaataaatttattcttttcagtttttaataaataaaatttaattaatcatgtgctaatgatttgACTAGTTTTGCATGCGTATTTAATCTTTCTTCATGTTGGATGTTCGAACGGGACCATAGGCCTTCCCATTCTGTTAGCAAAACAAGGAAGGGTCTGTTTAGTTTCTAGCAAAATTTTTCGTCCTATCACATTAAATGCTCGGACACATGCATGgtttattaaatataaatgaaaaaaataactaattacacagattgcgtgtaaattatgagacgaattttttaagcctaattgctctatgatttgacaatgtggtgctacagtagaTAGTTgataatgacggattaattaggcttaataaatttatctcgcagtttacaggtagaatctgtaatttgttttgttattagtatacatttaatacttcaccATAACCGAAGCCACCATAACATGAATCTGTaatccgtatatctgatgtgataaGCTAAAACTTTTCATCGCTGGATCTAAACATAGCCGAAGCCACCATAACATGAAACAGTCTGTATTGGCTGCTGGTGGGCTAGAATCCAATACAAATTCACACCCAACCCACCTCATCACGAAGCAACTAACCGAATCAACCCACCCCATTTCCctggggaatttaactatttgccacttttaggttTGGCACTTATTCAAATACCCCTTTTAGGCTTGCGCTTAATAATTTGTCACTAGAGAGAGATgatttcttaactatttgccacttttgtcCATGTGGAGTGCCATCGTGGCGTGCCCGCGTGCAAAAGCAACATGGATCCCACCCGTcagcccctcccctctcctccctctccagcCACTACACCCCGCTCCCCTCCCGGCCAGTGTTCATCAGCAGAGCGGGTGGAGATCGATTGCGTTCGTTTTATGGTTGTTTTGATGAGTTTTGTTTCTAGGTTGATAGCGTCAACCGCGATGGCGTGCTGCTGGAAATGGTGCAGCTGCTCACCGATCTCGACCTCGTCATCTCCAAGTCGTACATCTCCGATGGCGGCTGGCTCATGGACGGCAACAACCCTTCCATTGGATCGTTGATGTCGTGggaatttattattaaaaagggATTAAATTGTGGTGTGTTTGTGCAATGCAGTGTACCATGGAAGGAGCTCCTCTAACTTAAAGTTAGAGGGACActgtcactgacatatgggccctataggtgtggggcccacatgtcaagtgACAGTGTCCCTCTAACTTTAAGTTAGAGGAGCCTCCTCCGTGTACCATGTGATGAACCAGATGGGACGGAAGCTAACGGACCCGTCGCTGCCGGAGTTCATCCAGCGGGCGGTCGTCCCATGCCAGCGCCCCGGCGGcaacgggccgtcgcccaggttCACGACGTTggggagggagaaggagaggggaggggctgGCAGGTGGGGTTCACGTTGCTTTCCACGCGGACACGCCACGTGGGCAAAAGTGGTAAATAGTCAAGAAATCATCTCTCTCCAGTGGCAAATTATTAAGCGCGAACCTAAGAGAGGTATTTGGATAattgtcaaatctaaaagtggcaaatagttaaattctcCCATTTTCGCGGCACATTTAACTATTtcccacttttaagatgtgccAATTAAGAATTTGCCATTTGTTGTCTATAATATGTGAGTTCAGTGGCAAATCCTTCTGAAGCCCTCGTAAGAgtggtaaataattaattattcccATTTCTCCTCTTCTTAGATCCgatccaaaccaaaccaaaccacctTTAATGTCAGTCCAAATCGTTCCACTGAAATGGGTTCAGTCCATTCTGCCAAAATTGATGGTGCCCATGGATCGACTGCTGCCTTGTCGCTCAGAAGAACACCGCCTTGCAGCGGCGCTGACCTTCACGCCATCGTCTACCTCTAACACCCACACCCTGCACCCTTCTGCCCCTGCTGTTGTGCCTCCACCGCCGAGCAACCGTGCTGCCCTTGTCCATTCCAAGGCTCCCAACCCACACTCTCTTCCATCCAAACCGCATCGGTTTGCTGTGGGACTTGGTGGAGAAATGCTCTTTACTCCTAGTTTAGAACCCAACCGGAACTACGAATCCGGTACCAAAGATCgctatttttagtctcggttcaaataaccggaaccaaagatcgatctttagtcctggttggtaaaccaaccgggactaaaagagggggaatctttagtcccgccccctctttagtcccgggtagcggcagtccctcgaggtccttttttttcattgttgatTTGCTAATGGCTAGAGTTTATCCctatattttctcccaaattggGGGATGCACATCCCCAAATCAACATCCTAAatattaagttacttatacacacagatcaaatatatcacaaatcctacacacagatcaaatacatcacaaatcttaaaaaactacacacaaattaaatacatcacagattatacaagattatacatctcagatccatgcgatgcaatgaatcacaaaatctaaaaaaatatacatccagtgaaacacaaattatataaaaaaaagcaaacgaGCCGGCTGCCGCCCGCTGCCGgcctgcccgccgcccgcctgccTACGCGCGGCTacgccgcccgccaccctgtgtgcggccgcgctgccgccacccgccgccggccggctgatggaagagggagtagaggggaggaggaggaagggccggctgatgggagggagaagagaaaggggattggatctgagaagaggaagagaggggatgatccaatcttatctaaatatctatctgggacttaaccgattagatgtgggagagaaatatttagtcccggttggtaataccaaccgggagtaaagatcaaccgggactaaagtggtaatATTTAATCCTGGTTGGTAGTATCAATCGGGATTAAAGATCCTTGGCTccctgacatacatctgacaggggatgaaccaggactaaaattcatctttagtcccggatggtgttaccaaccggaactaaagatcaatttttttttaactgggactaaaaatcgtttttagtgccggtttttaatggaaccgggactattgtggaatttggtcgaccgaccaaagatggtttctccaccagtgggagTCTCTACTAGTTAAAAAAATCtctagtggtggtggtgagtccTCCCCAATCGAACGGCTGAGATGTTTCCTAGGATCCTCCCACTAAATCAACGCTCCAGACGTCATCAATCCGCCACGCTCTCGCATCGCACTCCAACCACCCGTCCGCATCCATCGCCTCACGCCTTGCGCCATCCTCCCCCTTGCTCGCGCATGCTCGCCGCCTTGCCCTCGCCGTCCTCGGTCGcgccagcgtcgccgccgccatcgatccTTCCCGACGCCCTCTCCGTCCTCCTCattgccgccatcgccgtccttCCCCACATGTCCTTCACTGAGTTACTGATTTTGGTTAATAGGAGGCTTTTGTGCTCCCCGAACATTTTTGTTTGGCTAAGTCAAGTATTGGTATTAGCATTAGAaggaattattttatttattactgtGAGGTTTTATTCAAcaatttttgttgtttttgtaaaaaaaaagaagatatgaTATAACAATTGTGTGCTATATTAAGGTCTTCGTTACAACAAACGTACACTCTGATTATTTGACATAATTTTACTTCGTGTTATTTAAAGTTGATGCATATATCTTTTTTGTCCCGTTGTAACGCACGGGCACCCTACtagtttagtatgataacaataagtaaaaataatatgtaagataGCTAACATAAATTGTTGTGGTTTAcaataatttaaatagtatatagaataATGATTTAAATATAAAAGTAAGTGACGTGGctttagaagaaaagaaaaggagggagatagtttggacaatagattaatcatctaagagctaaaaataatttaggtgATATAGCttaatgagagaaaaaaagaagagagataatttagaccatagattaatcatctttagaccaaaaataattgatgtgatatatcttaatgagaaaaaaataaataccattaactaagtgaggatgaagagatattataaaaaaataatggagaaatatattgaaatattatgtgaattatgtggatgatgatgatttaacatgcttgcattataaagttctaaaatttaataaattatagaatttttgatattttagcatgtttgcatgatgtttaagatgtaataattatcagtggatgatgatgtgacatttttgtatgttgagctttaggatttagtgggttgtaactttatagtaagatacgATAGAAAAACTGGTAATTTGCTGAAGAGGACACTTTCGATTCAATTAGAGAGATAAATtattaagaaagatgagaataCCCCTAGAACCATATGCTCCAACATGGCGTTAGAgtaaaaatttagaatttatGCAACTCTAAATTTGCCGTCACCCTTAATACATCACTAGCATATATGCTACACCCCAGTTTTGGAAGGCTATGTTGGTGTTCATTCTGACCAGAATCAAAGTGGAGATTCGGAGTCCGAGTATGATCCTTTAAAGGATGATACTGGTGAAGGAGATTTGATTGATGATGAGAATGCAAAGGTTGTAATTCCTTTATGTTGACAAGTCTTAACTTGTTATTTTTCTTCCTAATTCAATGTAATACTATGTTGACCAATCCATGCTTTTCTTTCCAGCAGTGCTCTAAGGAGAAGACTCGCAAGAACTGTAACAACAAAACTTCAAGCATCCAGACTGGTGGAGTCAAGTTTCGGTCTCGCAAGAGAGTTTATGCAGAGCAAATGACTCCTAAAGTTACAAGGTCAAAGAAAAGCATTGCCCAACAAGATGCAAGTCTCACACCAAGTGATATTTGTATGCCAGCTACATCACAAGCTAACGCTGGAGATCTCGATGGCAACTTAGATGACCACACACAGGCTGCTGTTGAAGGCCAGTTCTACTGCCACATTTCTTGGTTACATTCCATTAACATGAGTCAGCTATAAAAATGTTTAACTTGCTGATCTAAGTTTATTGCTTGTTTACCTTTTGAAAATATTAACTTGAGttttaagaataaaaaaaattaatgaaacCAATTTTCACATTTTTACTTGACAACACTCACATGACCACCGGGTCTGATGCTATCGACCAACATAATCAGCACAACCATATGGACAATGGAGGTGATGAATTCTTACTGTCGTTATGTAAGTTTTGTTTGTATGATGAATGCTTTTCTTACTTGCTGCCCTTTTTTAGATGGCTTCACCCAGCATGATGACAACACCCTTGTGGCTGATGTAGTTGATGGCATTACTCAACACGGTGACCACAACCAGATTACCAACGAAGGTGAGTTTGTTCATCTATTTTCCATATTTCATATTGTCTCAGTTGATCAATATTTGTATGCAAAGCTTTCAATTCATGATCATCTTGGATCAATGTTTGCTTCACCTCAATAATTTTAGTTTTAATTTCAACTGCAATGTACATTTACAACTAGGGGGAGTGGAGAGAAGGGACCGGGGAAATAATATGGGACGTGGTCTCCAAAGGTTAAACCGAGCGTGCCGTGGCAAGCTACAAGTTGTCATAACTGAAGGGAATATAAGGCCAGTGGTTCCTCTTGTTGCTGCAAAGTTTGCAACTGAATGCAACATCATAGTTAGGAACCATGTGCCTATACTCCCGCATTGGAAGCTATACAAGGAAAAACCTGCATCTGCGTACGTTAATCTGTTCTTAGGAAAACTAAAGGTACATGCATTCTCTGGTCCTTTCCACATTTAGTCTCAATAGAAGATCCATTGTTTGTTATTTTAAGCCATAAATTACTGAATTGATATTCTTTTCTATAAATGTTCTTCCATTCGATTAGGCCAAGTTTGACATAAACATAGAGGATGATACAGTTAAAATGGCTTGTACTGAGATGATGAAGTCCGCAGTTCGCCAACAAAGATACAGGCTGaagcaaaaatattttgatcCTTTTCCACTACATTTGGttacaaaaacttctcctgtcAAATTCATGAGTAATGAACAGTGGACTCAACTCCTAGAATCATGGAAGAGTCCCCAAAAGATGGTATGTTCTCTCTGCAAAACCAGATTGATGCCTTGTGCATGCTAATCTATCACCAACCTTACATGTATTGTTGTCTTTAATGTAGGAGATGTGTCAAAAGAACAAAGAAAACCGAGGGAATGTTAAGTACCATCACACAACCGGATCTCGTGCCTACATGGTTCATGTTGAAAATTTGGTAAGTGGGCCATTTTAAGCACCATATAATTTTTTGTATGAACAAGCTACTGCTTAAATACGTCTGCCTCAGCCTAAACAAGATGATGTCCATGCTCATGTTGTTATGTTCATGAGAGTCCATTAGTTTGTGGAATGTTCAAGGACACTATATCTGATCCGATGCCAATACATTGTGTGAAAGGTGACGAGTTAGGTTTCCATCTATGTCTAAGTTGAGTGTGTTAATAGATTAAAAGTTATTGTTTTTATGTCTGTGTATGCAGTGAAAGACCTCTGTTGCAGTTGTTTGTCTAAGTGGAAAACATAGTGTGACTGTGTGCAACAAATGAGGCTAGAAATTAGTTGAACATGTTCTTTTAGATTCTCAATTGAACAGTAGCTGCCCAGATTTTCGTAACATCTTAATTCATGCTGGACCTAATGCATATATGTTGTTCTCAGGATGACAAATACAATGATGAAGAACCTAATGCATTTGATTTGTTCAAGGAGTTCCACtacagcaagaaaaaaaaatgctacacCCCTGTTGTACAGGAGGCTATTGTAAGATAATTTTCAGACTTTGATCTTTGtagtgcttatttttaattctctcAACATCAACCATGTTTGCTAC harbors:
- the LOC4350600 gene encoding uncharacterized protein, coding for MVQLLTDLDLVISKSYISDGGWLMDGNNPSIGSLMSWEFIIKKGLNCVLEGYVGVHSDQNQSGDSESEYDPLKDDTGEGDLIDDENAKTRKNCNNKTSSIQTGGVKFRSRKRVYAEQMTPKVTRSKKSIAQQDASLTPSDIYGFTQHDDNTLVADLINICMQSFQFMIILDQCLLHLNNFSFNFNCNVHLQLGGVERRDRGNNMGRGLQRLNRACRGKLQVVITEGNIRPVVPLVAAKFATECNIIVRNHVPILPHWKLYKEKPASAYVNLFLGKLKAKFDINIEDDTVKMACTEMMKSAVRQQRYRLKQKYFDPFPLHLVTKTSPVKFMSNEQWTQLLESWKSPQKMEMCQKNKENRGNVKYHHTTGSRAYMVHVENLDDKYNDEEPNAFDLFKEFHYSKKKKCYTPVVQEAITRMENKLSTTTEGEELKSVAQVVADVLAENTKKNRFLKNVGFHNAQPRFSEQSTETELEAEKRTNAELRAQVADLSNKVQESEQARIKDREEMKRSQSEMEAKLNLLLSQIRPS